The Lolium perenne isolate Kyuss_39 chromosome 6, Kyuss_2.0, whole genome shotgun sequence genome segment tacaaggattagtttaatatctgcaatagttaggccttacaaagggggggaggatccagcggcacgtagggtggcgttcgcaagtcctaaacaggatgttccgaggatcaacttcatgttggtttttaggccttgtttaggatcggcttatgagcaccgtgcgtggccgcgaggcccaacctggagtaggatgatccgattatgcggtgaaaaccctaaatcgtcgtagatctcattagctttatcttgatcaagcaggaccaccatatattcgtgcaccccgtacgaatcatgggtggatcggctctttgagccgattcacaggataacctgagagccgatcgaggctcgtatttaatgtttacatgtatgccatgcaggaactaagcgaggcatccccatcaccttcctgaccaggtataggtcaggtggcacgcccttgcacttcgcatcggacgtgtgaccagaagagcattgcgggccgtcgctctggggggtctcagccagccgcagctctaggctcctcccggctctaccgtgttgacaagtcactgcccgtcggtgggttttggcagtcaacacattctggcacgcccggtgggacaatcgtctacatcaaccacatcgccatctacatctgagatggcggacggcacgccagtcacctacgaggagctgcctgacgagctcaagaagagatatgacgagatcaaggtcaccctcgaagccgacctcatcggctcttttcacaggacccgttcccatggcgtcagatggaaagggttctcgcctcaaggtgcactcgatgggctaGACCTCTctaccccgtcggaggaacgcaccaggggcctgcggcaggagatcaactacttggtggctcactcgctacaccgccactctgaaaacttggtcaacgtgttggagcgtctcgctctgcgcgtgatccaggagatcatgagccaccagtactcgccgtcaggaccagctctcgggacgcatcaaggagagttgccattccagtcccgtccaccgctgccatttgcgttggcagcaccagctgaagtgccggctacaccggcattcgtcgtctacaagatcggtggtgaccctagtgactaccagttcttgactgaggcgcctaaggagatccctcaaggatacgcgtgcacgtatgtgccagattgtggcaactgggcactcacaaaccaggccacgacatcagggactccggcgaaaacggggggaacgtcagcgacagagcttgagaagcagacgtggctaactaagtacgccaccccgacgaacccccAGAGCCCAGCtcatgcagttggctcagagctggaaaagcaaacatggctggctaagtacgccaccccggcgaatcttcagagtgcaactcctgcagccagcacagcggatcagatcagtaccatactgagagaccagttcggcatggtgccgaaaagaagggcaatcggctattccaagccgtaccccgacgagtacgagatgatcccgctgccacctaaatatcggctccctgacttctccaaattcagtggatcagatggcgccagctccatcgagcacgtcggccgatatttggcgcaactaggaccggcttcagtgtcggatcagctacgcgtgaggctcttttcacagtccctcacgggatcggcttttggatggtacacctctttgccagcaaactccatccggtcttggaagcaattggaagaacagttccatatgcaataccattcagaagcttccgagtccagcattgccgatctagcacaactacgtcataagcgcggagaaacggtgacagagtacatccagcgcttcaggaatcttaggaaccgatgttattcggttcgtataactgaaaaagaagcagttgagttggcagtagcaggccttgcaacgcaGCTCaaagacatggcctcccaagcatattatccctcgctggcgcacatggttcagaaactatcggcatatgaacagcgccacccggacctgtaccaagacaagttcaagcgtgcagtagtcctggtcaatgcagaggaagacgaagttcctgcgggagaccaagaggtagcagcggCTGAGTGGATTCGGGGAGGTACCCCCGTGtcatgcaaatgggtaaagccgccAGGCCCGcctagggggtttgattttgacgtgaccaagactgagcaaatcttcgacctcctgctcaaggaaaagcagttgaagatacctgagggtctcaaattccccacggcacaAGAGCTgagcggaaagccatactgcaaatggcacaactcgctctcccatgccaccaacgactgcagggtgtggcgtcagcacatccaagcggcgatagagaacggGCGTCTAACTTtcaaccagtatgccatgaaggtcgatacccagcccttccccgccgttaacatggtagagctcacctaccctgaaggttgccagccaggatcctcgttcagcatcaacatggtaggacctgggagccacgctggcaaagatggagatgagggcagctgctctcatagcaaggacacagaggaggccgctccacgcgatcgactccatcatgatggcaagcgctacgtcacagagggagaggtgaagaacataagatatcagcgacccctctctgatcacctcctcaacaagtatgtgagtcagtatgaccaacgccgacggtccaactatgatgatgagaaagatcgtctggctagagaagccagaagacatcgtcggcataatCGTAAGGAGGAGGAGCAcgggcgccgtgccaaggaagattcaagggagcaagatgacaacgccaggcactgggactgcccctttttcagacactgctgggattcaggaatgagccgattgcccacaatcggcaattgcccagaatgcaaccagaagaagaaggaggcagccaacgtgtctgtgttcgagcgcctaGGGcccctcccgccacaaagcaaacgcgctgagtcacctcgttgggcagatcttgaggattcagaagacgagggagaagtagaagaagacaggtatcaccggccaaggtggtgccctgacggactcagccgttcccaaaagcgcagggttcagcgattgcgcggcctagaggaagccgaaaggttgtacttacatacactaaggaaggcacgacctgatctggctgcaaaagttcagcgaaccctggatgaagagggtcgtccacggaaaatggagtggcgccccaaacaaaggaaagccgatgttgaaacatcggctggcacaaacatggtactcGTCCTTCCAACAGAGCTCAGTGCTCCACgaatctacgatgcactcaaggtggacgacgacaagcgcataaagtcagaggttgggttggttttatccagcctgaccgagtagcaagattaaaccaatgagcaaatcaggcgaggctgatccttgtgatcggccccaaaaaattatgaaggaacattacagaaccttcagtcagcgctccaatggatatggaggccgattccagcaatcagccAAAATTACCTTCACCACGTGTTCTGCTTGCGTTCAGCACCGATCTACTGAGTagtggccacgtcggcagatgaacagCACGAATCTCTGCGAAGCCGACGTACAAgcgcagtgccctggctaactgtacaagccgatatctgcagttatccGGCAggtatcggctcggggggcatatagtcagatgaacatgtgcagataaacatgtgtaaacatgcgtgcattgaaacattgggggccgattaagaaaatcggccaaataaaaaaaaatttctgGAAATTCGAAAATTTTCGAGCACAGCCGATGCAGCAGACATCGACTTAAGGATATGGAAGCCGATGcgtggccatcgactctagagcagtcacacaagaccaagacttgcgggttatatgctcaaagttcacgtCGACATCGGCGTTCAGTGCAGGAAAGCCGATCAGCGACCTGCGCATCCTCGcctgtattctcgccttgatcaaggctcggggggcagctcgccttaAAATAACTTTAgaaagccgattttggtgaaatcggctgttTCTACGTTACAACGTGGGAACCAATAGCGACGCAGTTGGCTCGCTTCAGGTGTGGGTCGAGAGCAACTTGCCCTAGAGGTTCTTGGCTTAGGGGAGCCGTTTCTGTTGGAGTCAGCTGGTTCTATGTTGCAGCTGTTATGAAGAGTGATGCCTGGTTACAGAGTCATCATTTTCGGCATCCGAGCTGATTTCAGCAACGGTTTTGGGGTTCTCTTGGAGACGTCCGCTCAAAATCAAGGGAAGCCGGTCTGCTGCGATCGGCTATGTCCGGTGCTATCGTCATCGACAGGGCTAGCTAATGTGGGAACTAACTTGGAAGAATGACGGAATTAGCTTGTCTCGCTAATCGATGAGTATTGGTTAGCAACCGTCAAGGTCAGATGAGGAAAATCGGCTGAGTCGGCATAAAGAACATCAGCAAGATCAAAAGaaattttcattgataataagatttcttacaaggtGAAGCCGATTGggacagattgctactgctaatcctatgatagtaggtccctattctaagggctgttgccgtcttcgccgtcgctggggtagttgccctcattgctgctgtcgacgaacccttcggtgctgctactgtgaccttcagcggaggcttcttcctcgtcatcatcatcatcctcgtctgaccaaacccagccccggatgcgtttcgccggtggttcgtcggaggaggtgtcgtcttcctgttccttcttcatgttggaggagatgtcttcgtcttcggtatcttctcttttggtgacggatgtgaatttaccccggaagggagggtcgtcatcGCTGCTCTCtatctccagtgctccgtcaaccaggtaccggaggtcatcttccccgtcggtgaGGGGCAtgtccccatctgaccagacgaggtcctcaccctctGGCACAAAGTCGAAATCCCACTCTTGCctgtcccaatgtttgggagcccgggGTTGTATGCCTCCATCTTGTCGTGCTCTGGGAcccactcgcttgaggaagaggattggagagaggcGGAAGAcaaggaagaagacgacatggctgaggAAGAAGCGGGTTTTTGGggcgccgatggctggaacagaggaaggggatgaagaagagctaatcaatcggcacagttaaataatgagaaatctggtggaaatttaatgtcttTGCAGTTTCCAAGGAGTCAATGCCAAAGCTATCAgaatttgcagagaagctgagaagacaggacataatgatgacggatgctgcaacggctctgctctgccacgacatgacccttcgaagtaaaaacagagtggttttggaattatcattgccaaaaccaggggggcatgtgttatcaccagattttggtcaaatcaggaggtgggccgcaagagagatgggcttggaagattacacgtggaagatttctgaagcggccttgcacgaagaatttgggctggattgcccgtgtatctttaattagtaGATTGCGTCATaggttaaaagttagagtttgtctcgtaaacggtggggatattcccacattagaaagtcccctggactataaatatgtacctagggtttatggaataaacaacaactcacgttcaacccaaacaaatcaatctcggcgcatcgccaactccttcgtctcgagggtttctatcaggtaagcgacatgctgcctagatcgcatcttgcgatctaggcagcacaagctccacgttgttcatgcgttgctcgtactgaagcgtttttgatggcgagcaacgtagttatcatagatgtgttagagttagcattgttcttcgtttaagcatgcttacgtagtgcaacccttgcatatctagccgccctcacacctatctcaggtgtgggggcggcaccccgcttgatcatcatttagtagatctgatccgttacgattgctccttgttctacaaggattagtttaatatctgcaatagttaggccttacaaagggggggaggatccagcggcacgtagggtggcgttcgcaagtcctaaacaggatgttccgaggatcaacttcatgttggtttttaggccttgtttaggatcggcttatgagcaccgtgcgtggccgcgaggcccaacctggagtaggatgatccgattatgcggtgaaaaccctaaatcgtcgtagatctcattagctttatcttgatcaagcaggaccaccatatattcgtgcaccccgtacgaatcatgggtggatcggctctttgagccgattcacaggataacctgagagccgatcgaggctcgtatttaatgtttacatgtatgccatgcaggaactaagcgaggcatccccatcaccttcctgaccaggtataggtcaggtggcacgcccttgcacttcgcatcggacgtgtgaccagaagagcattgcgggccgtcgctctggggggtctcagccagccgcagctctaggctcctcccggctctaccgtgttgacaagtcactgcccgtcggtgggttttggcagtcaacaacatCTCAAGACCGGGATGCAGATCTCCAATGCAGAAAGCTGAAGAAACACTCTGATGAAACGGAGTTCGTCTCACATCCTTCAACTAATTATAACACacacaaagaaaaataaaaaaacacaGTTTAGAGACAACACATAAACATAAAATTTTAAATCAGGTATTGCTCATCATAATATAAAGAAACACACTAACCGGTATATTGCCATAGGTTCCATCCTCCACACAAACCAACTCAAGCTTTTCAAATTGACTAACCGTTTCTGAATCCCACACACTAATTCTTGGAATAACACTAGCAAGCTCCTTGACTTGTATATCAAGATATTCTAAGTAAGTCATCTACAGAGAACAACAATAAAAAAAATCAGGCACTCAAATAAAAttaatcaataatataacaacaaAGAATTGATGAGAAACTAAAGGCGTTACTGACCAAAGGAACTACCAAGCAACCACAAAGGGCACCCTGTAGACCACAATCAACAAATGTTTTCATCGAAACTGAAAGTTTATGAAACACTGCTGAAGACCAATCATACGAACGGATTTCCTCAGATGGACCCTCAAGTGCTGAAAGATAGTCAGGACTGGCACACTCATACGTCGTTGGACAGAGGAATGCACTAACACAGAACATCATCCAATATGTTTTGAACTCATTCTCTTCCAAGTCAGCAGACAACAAATTCATCAGCTCATTAATAGTTGGGGTAGTGCCTTCACAACACGACCGACTCCTGACAACATTTCTGAATTCATCACTACACTTGACAGGGATGCGCCGTCCACCAATAGGTATTCCCAACACTTTGTGGACACACAATGCATTGAAAGGAAACTCAAACCCACTCTTGAACACAAACATCCTCTGTGATGCATTGTAGTTGCTGACAATCCAGGCAACAAATGCCCTTGGTAACTCTTCAAGACGAAGGTCAAGGAGAGATTCTTGACCTATATCAGCAACATAACCCCTTTGTTTGGGGCTAAGGGACTTGCAAACAGCATTGAATTTTGGAAGGCTAAATTTTGTACTGAATTCCGATGAACCAACAAGCATAGAACTGGAAAACAGAAAACAATAACACATAAACACATGATCATGacataaaaaaaaaacagaagcaAGAACAAACAAATAGGAataaaaaaaaactaaactaacCAAGATTTCCTCAATCGGTGCTCTTCAATTTTTTCATTAGCTGCAGATACTTTATTCTCCGTCCTTATCCTCTCCTGCTCAAGCTGGTCACGCACCATGAATTCCTGAGTCACCAATTCAGTACCATCAACTGAAACAGATTGCGTCTCAGACAATTCAGGGGTGTCCCCATCTTCACCATCACGAGGAACAGCGACTTCGTCACTCATTGAAAAACGTAAATAGGAGAAAACAACGAGAACACAAAGAACAAGCCGAAAAATCAACGGGGCACTTTATTGAGAACTCGCCGCCCACACTCAACACTTGAAGAAAAAAATCATACGACAACAGATCTGGAGAAAAATCAGACGAGAGGTTTCAGAAAACAGATCTAGAGATGTTGGCGCAAGCGTACGAGTAGGgcaagagagagaaagaagataaCTCACGGATCAGTGAGTGCCGGATCACAGCAAGAATTACGGGGACGACACAGAAGAAAAATTGGGAAAAGTGAAATAGAATCAGTCCTCCCATCCACAAATTCCACATGTCATCCACGCAGAAAAGGAATCACTGCATTTAAgaaggacccacatgtcatactgAAACATCAAATCCCATTTAATGACATAAGCTGGCCCACGCATACaagtaaagaaaatatatcggaggtAGATATCTTAACTAATCCTCCACTTTTGGTGGACCCATCAGGATCACGCTTTCTATCCCTTTCTCTCTCTCCAACAGATTCAAAATTCAAATCAAGATCCAGACGAGAGGAACGACGGAGCCACCAAGGAAGACGAAGGAAGACGAACGATCACAAGCTCAAGGTAAACATCTAGATTCCAGATTCGAAGATTTCAAACGTAATATTCCCTATCCCGATTTTTCTCGTTCGACATCTGAAACCCCATCAACTACTAACATGTACTTCAGTCAATCGCAATTTTTCGATCTATTTTTTTTTCCAACGATTCAAAATTCGAACGTGCAGGACGAACAACAACAACGCAAGGGAACAAACAAGGGGTGGGAGAATTAGGCAACGTGCACAAGACATCGACAGAGTATCCACATAGGTAAATTCACAAGGTTTCCTTTTCATTGGTTCTGAATCTAAACAAATACGTACTAACCACTCAAACAGGTGGCactaaataagttcaaatactgggTACTCATCAAAAGTAGTCTTAAATTCAAGCTTGCACATTTGCTTCTGAATACTTTTTCAAAAGTAGCAGTCAAACTTCTCAACCTTCCACGCTTGCTCTTCATAGTTATGGACTTCAACACTTCATACTCGTGCAGAGctggagaaaaaaaaagagagagagacacATCAGAGAAGATGGACGAAGCATGGGCACAACAGAACAAGGATGAAGAACAACCAATAATGTGGTTGAACAAGCTGCCACCTGGAGTAAAGATACCACTAACTGCAGAACAGATGGCAAAAGTTGCAAAAATGGTAAAACTTACCGAAATCTACTCTACTTACAAGCACCTCCCCGTTACGCTATAGTGCTAAACTTTGTGATATCAGGAAGTACTAAATCACCATACTAACAAGTACTAGTAACAATGCATGATGAAAACAGACTAACGAGTCCAGCAAGTACAGAACTACCAGTCTTGTGCCTATAATGATCAGGAAACACTAACTATAATATGACTTTTTGTGGTTTTTTTGTAATGTTATCATACATCTTTTATTTAAAATGTACACAACATAAActatttttctttgtttttgaCATGCATGTACAAAAAAATTTATATTCATTGTTTTTTCAGGCAAGAATACACACGTGGAGGAATAAAAGGGAgaaaatgcaacaaaataaactcAAACAAGCTGAGTCACAGTACAGAGTGCAGTGTGCTCACCTCAAACGATCTCTGATAGAAGTAAAGAAGGAAGAAGCTTCCAGCAACAGCTCAACAATGGAAATGGATAGAGAGACGAAGGAAAAAATCTGCTAACCTCTGAGAAAATCAATCAGTATGCGTCCTCCTACGCTTGTCCAAGAGAGCATCCTTCCCTGCTTGCAAGCAACATCAAAACAAATCAATCGCAAAAGTTCACAACGAAGGTTGGTAAAATTAATTACTAGACATGGCAATGAAAATTCACAACTAGATTTTATTGAATCAATTTAACAAATATAATTAAAATTGATTATTTTATGAGATAGTAGTATTATTGAGTGTCAATCGTCTTACAGGGTGCCGATGGCAACAATGTGAAACAAAAGCATCACGAAGAATCAGGAAAGCATAATTATGTGTCAGCAACAAGCAGCCAGAGCAGCTCAGCTGCACCAGCGGAAAAATACATGCAAAGAAACTCATCAAGTTATGAGGTACGTAACAAAGCTTATAGAAGCTAAGTACAAAATCAAAAAAACTGTTAGGATAAATCCTGGTAATTATTTATCCATTTTTCAGGGTTTATTCAAAGAAATCGAGGACGATGATATGTCTGACGACAACAACCACACACAGATCAAGCTAGTAGACAAGCACAAAGCCTCCCGACAATAATCTCAACAAAACAAAGAAGACATCAAGAAGGCATGTATATTACAGTTAATCAACAATTCTCGCAATGGCCAGAAAAGTATCTGTGGTTAAAAAATAGCCTGACAAAATTAAATTTATATCCAATTCACAGGAGGTATACAGCGACCAGGCAAGAATGAAACAACATACAGGACCAAGCAGCAGCTATGGTATACCAGACAAACAGAATGACAGGAAAACACACATGCAACCAATACCAGAAAAAATTATCAAGATACAATTCAAGAATTATATACAAGATAAATGATGATTATGCAATTTGGAGAGACATCAGTAAACCAGTAATCTAACACAAAGTTTACTTGATTTACTTATTTGCAGGAAATGAAGTTTGCTACAGCCAACAACAACTCCAGTGATAGCACAACAAGCAATACAAAGGTAGTAGCTACATGTATGTATTATAATTACCAATTACATTTAAAttaatgaattaaaaaaattaattGTATGCCTTTAATTTACAGGAAACATATGAAGCATACACATGTACAGATACATCGGGAAACAAAATCATCGATCATCAGGTAATTACTTTCGATATAAAAAACAGTGCACACTTTGTTATTTGTGGAAATAAACATTAAAATATCTAAACATCTGGAACACCACCTTCCCAAACTCATGCACAATATGAATGTTATGATTTCAGGAATCCAGAGGAATGGGAAGTACCGACAAAGAAACAAGTGCCTCAAAGGAAACAAATCAAAAGGAAGCTTATTCATCATCGCAGAACCACAGCACAGGAGAATCAAACTCGCCCTCGGAGGAACAAGCTTCTAAGCAAGAAACTAAAGAAGAACTGAAGGATGATGATCCAGAAATAAATCTAGATCCTCCAACAAAGATGGAAGAGGAAATGGACAATATGTTCAGCACAGATGACTACCCAGCAGTTGAAGAGATTATGAGTGCAGCTATACCAAAGGAAGGTGCCCGTTTCAAAACAAGAGACGATGCATTCTATAGATACGCTCTGTATGCAAGAAAGGAAGGATTTGCAGTGAAGAAGTTCAGCAGCAAGAGATCAGGAAAAAACGGAGAAATGTACATGCAAATGTTCGCATGTAACAAAGAAGGATGCACAAACACAGATGCCGAACCATCGTCGCATAGGAGAACAAATGTACTACTGAAGACTGGCTGTAAAGCACACATAATTGTAAGACAAATTGATGGATACTGGTACATCAAGAAGGTTAACTTAGAACACAACCACCCGCTGGAACCAACAGACTATCTAATTAGGTTTGCACACTGTCACAAAAGGATGACTGATCTCGACAGAAGATTAATTCATCTACTACAGATGGGACGTCTGCCACCAAGGAAGATGATGTTAATCTTTCGGTCGATCAGAGGGAAATTCCGTGGAATACCCTTCGATGCTGTTGATCTAAGCAACATAAAGAGTAAACAACAACAAATAGAGAAACACCATGACATCCAGAAGTGCCTGGAACGCTTCAAGACACTCCAGAAAACAGTACCTGGCTTCTATCATGACATGGAAATAGACAGCGAAAAAAGAGTTCGCAGCCTGTTTTGGATGGACGCAATGTGCGTAATGAACTACAAGCTGTTCGGTGACTACATATCTTTCGACACAACTTTCAGCACAAATAAGTATGGATTACCATTTGTTCCTATAGTTGGGGTCAATAATCACGGCTCCACGATCGCTTGTGTGCCGTTGCTCTGCTGAAGGATCAAACAACAGAAACATTTATATGGGTTCTGGAAACATTTGTTCAGGCCATGGGTGGAAAAGAACCAAAGACAATAATAACAGACCAGGACAAAGCAATGAAGAAAGCAATACAAACAGTTCTAAAGTCTACAACCCATAGGAACTGCTACTACCACATCGTGACCAAGATGAGTCAGAAAGAGAGCACATTCTTTGCAAAAAACTCAGGACTGTCGGAAATGCTAATGTACATTGCGAAGAATGCATTCACACCAGATGAGTTGGAAATGGGATGGAATAAAGTGATAAAGGATTACAATGCTGGCGGAGAAAAACACCTAAGTAAGTTATTCAGGATAAGACACAGGTGGGTACCAGCGTACTTCATGGATAAATTTTACCCATTCTCATCAAGCACAGGAAGGAGCGAGAGCACAAATAACATGTGGAAATGCTATAGCCAGCACACAGACACAATAACAATGTTCCTTGAGCAATATGAGGTCATACAAGACAAGTGCTTATCTGCCCTGGACAAGAAGAAGCTCACATCAACACTGAAAACAGCAAAACTAGTAACAAGACATCCGTTTGAGAAGCAAGCTCTTGAACAATTCACACATgaaatattcgagaagttccagaTCGAGATCACAAACAACACGGCATTCAAGGTAGATGGATCACTTGAACCTGGTCGCCACCTGCGGCTGAAAAGAATAGTGAAATTCTACAACCACATGGAATTCAAAAGGGAGTTGTTTGACGTCACATTTGACGATGAAAAAAAGAACTTCATGTGTTCCTGCAAAAAGATGCAGAGGGATGGTATACATTGCTGCCATGTAATAAAAGCAATGGTTCACATGGAGATCAATGATTTGCCAGAGAGTTTTGTGATTAAAAGATGGAGAAAAGACATAGACATGGAACTCGCAACATTAGGAAATGTCGCAGATTCTTCTTGCGGAGACGAAACACTAAAGTTTGCCGGTGTGATGAGCCATATGGCAGAACTTTGCAACAAAGCGTGCCCAAATGACAAAGCATATAATGTCATGATTCAGTGTATGCGTGATATGGAAACAAAAGTGCTGGCAGCAATAAGAGAAGATGAAGGAGCTAAAAAACTACACGATGAAGAAACAGGTAGCAACGAAACATTACGTGACCCACCAATGTCCGACAGAAGAGGAACAAAAAGAGGAGACAGAATGATGCCAGGTTCAGAAAAAAGACAGAAAACTAGACAAATTAAATGCGGACACTGCAAAAAATCAGGACACAACAGAACAGGATGCGAAGCACTGAAAGCACAAATTGCAGCAGAGACAGCACAGGCACCAGCACATGCAGCAGGCGAAGCGAAGAAGATCAC includes the following:
- the LOC127310296 gene encoding protein FAR-RED IMPAIRED RESPONSE 1-like, which translates into the protein MGGKEPKTIITDQDKAMKKAIQTVLKSTTHRNCYYHIVTKMSQKESTFFAKNSGLSEMLMYIAKNAFTPDELEMGWNKVIKDYNAGGEKHLSKLFRIRHRWVPAYFMDKFYPFSSSTGRSESTNNMWKCYSQHTDTITMFLEQYEVIQDKCLSALDKKKLTSTLKTAKLVTRHPFEKQALEQFTHEIFEKFQIEITNNTAFKVDGSLEPGRHLRLKRIVKFYNHMEFKRELFDVTFDDEKKNFMCSCKKMQRDGIHCCHVIKAMVHMEINDLPESFVIKRWRKDIDMELATLGNVADSSCGDETLKFAGVMSHMAELCNKACPNDKAYNVMIQCMRDMETKVLAAIREDEGAKKLHDEETGSNETLRDPPMSDRRGTKRGDRMMPGSEKRQKTRQIKCGHCKKSGHNRTGCEALKAQIAAETAQAPAHAAGEAKKITAEIYKQYST